In Streptococcus parapneumoniae, the genomic stretch AAATTATTCCAGTCAATCCCAAGGCGGCAGGTGGCGAAATCTTGGGTGAAAAGGCTTATGCTAGCTTCGCAGAGATTCCTTTTCCTGTAGATATTGTCAATGTTTACCGTCGCAGTGAATTTCTGCCAGATGTTGCACGTGATTTTCTCAAGGCTGATGCCAAGATTTTTTGGGCACAGCTGGGACTTGAAAGTCTAGAAGCGGAAGAAATCTTGCGTGCTGGTGGATGTGATGACATCGTGATGAATCGTTGTATCAAGAGAGAACATACACGCTTGATTGAGGAAGCATAAGAAAAAGGTAGCTGATGGGCTACCTTTTGTGTTAGAAAATACCGATAAGAGTCTGCATACCAAGACTAGTGAGGATGATGGCAATCCAGCAGATGGCTCCGAGAACAATGGATTTTCCGCTGGATTTGACCATAGCGACCAGATTAGTTTTGAGACCGATAGCACTCATGGCCATGATAATGAGGAATTTGGAAAGTTGTTTGAGAGGGGTAAAGAAACTACTGGACACACCGAGAGAGGTCAGGAGGGTAGTTAGAAGAGATGCGAGGATAAAGTAAAGGATAAAAAGTGGGAAGACTTTTTTCAGTTGCAAGCCTTGCTTATTTTTTTGTTCACGACTTTGCCAGTAGGAGAGAAAGAGAGTGATGGGGATGATAGCTAGGGTGCGCGTGAGTTTGACAATGGTTGCGGATTCGAGGGTATTGGTCTGGTAGAGACTGTCCCAGGCGCTGGCGGTAGCAGTTACAGAGGAAGTATCATTGACCGCAGTTCCTGCAAAGAGGGCGAAGCCTTCATTAGATAGATGAAGCCAGGTGCCGAGGGTTGGAAAGATGAGCGCAGCCAAGACATTGAAGAAAAAGATAACGGAGATGGCTTGGGCTACTTCCTTTTCCTTAGCATGGATAACAGGCGCTGTCGCTGCAATGGCAGAGCCCCCACAGATAGAAGAACCTACTCCAATCAAGGTGGCCAGTTTTGTGTCCAGTGCAAAGAAGCGCTGGAAGAGATAGGCAACAATCAAGGCTATTGAGATGGTGGACAGAATGACAGGGAGTGAAGATTGCCCAACTGCGAAGACTTGCGAGATATTGAGACCAAAACCAAGCAAGATAACAGCATACTGGAGCAATTTCTTGGAACTAAAGGTCAATCCAGCATCCAGTTGTTTATATGACGAGAGAAAGGGATGTAGGAGCATGCCCATAAAAATCGCAAAAACAGGAGCGCCAATAACAGGGAAGAATCCTCCTAAGTACCAAGATAGGATGGAAATGAGAAGGCAGGCCAAGATGCCTGCTCCATTTTTTGATAGAAATGACATAAAAACCTCCAAATAGAATCTGTTACCATTATAGACCTGTAAACAGGAAAAGTAAAATAGAAAGTGGAGCCTAATAATTATTTGACAAGTAGTGCTAATTATGTAATAATAATCTTACAAGAACTGTAACGAAGTCTTGGCAAAAACAAAAATACCAGAGCTCCACCTCTGGTATTTCTTTTTGTCCAGTTACATTAAAACTAAACTCAGGTTATATTTTTTTGTCGCGCTTATCTAACCACTTTCTGACTATCCACTCAGAAATGACATTACCGATAATAGTAATCAGTAACGGTGCTAGAATAACTGTAACGAAGATTAGCAAAAACTCACCTCCAAACTAAGTTCGTTAGTGGAGTTGCGACAACTCCATTTTAACATACTTCAATTTGTCATGCTAGCGTTATTCTATCATGTATTTTTGCGGTCGGGGGGCTTTTGTAGTATAATAGAGATACGTTTTGAAAGTAGGAGGTATCTATGGACTTAACTAAGCGCTTTAATAAACAGTTAGATAAGATTCAAGTTTCGTTGATTCGTCAGTTTGACCAGGCTATTTCGGAGATTCCTGGGGTTTTGCGTTTGACCTTGGGGGAGCCTGATTTTACAACGCCAGATCATGTCAAGGAGGAGGCCAAGCGAGCGATTGACCAGAACCAATCCTACTATACAGGGATGAGTGGTTTACTGACTTTACGTCAGGCAGCTAGTGACTTTGTTAAGGAAAAGTACCAACTGGACTATGCTCCTGAGAATGAAATCTTGGTTACAATTGGGGCGACAGAGGCCTTATCTGCTACTTTGATGGCTATTTTGGAAGAGGGAGATAAGGTGCTCTTGCCAGCTCCTGCTTATCCAGGTTATGAACCGATTGTCAATCTAGTTGGGGCAGAGATTGTCGAGATTGACACGACTGAAAATGGGTTTGTCTTGACTCCTGAGATGTTGGAAAAGGCCATCTTGGAGCAAGGCGATAAGCTCAAGGCGGTTATTCTCAATTATCCAGTCAATCCGACAGGAATTACCTATAGTCGGGAGCAGTTGGAAGCTTTGGCAGTTGTTTTGCGTAAGTACGAAATTTTCGTAATCTGTGATGAGGTTTACTCAGAATTGACCTACACAGGGGAAGCCCATGTATCTCTAGGTATCATGCTAAGAGATCAGGCTATTATCATCAATGGTTTGTCTAAATCGCATGCCATGACAGGTTGGCGTTTGGGCTTGATTTTTGCTCCTGCGGCCTTCACAGCCCAGTTAATCAAGAGTCACCAATATTTGGTCACTGCCGCAAATACCATGGCGCAACATGCTGCGGTGGAAGCCTTGACGGTTGGTAAAAATGATGCGGAGCCTATGAAGAAGGAATACATCCAGCGTCGAGATTATATTATCGAGAAAATGACTGCTCTTGGTTTTGAGATTATCAAACCAGACGGTGCCTTCTATATCTTTGCTAAGATTCCAGCTGGCTACAATCAAGATTCCTTTGCTTTTCTGAAGGATTTTGCTCAGAAGAAGGCTGTTGCCTTTATCCCTGGAGCAGCCTTTGGGCGTTATGGTGAAGGTTATGTTCGCCTATCTTATGCAGCCAGCATGGAGACTATCAAAGAAGCCATGAAACGACTTGAGGAGTACATGAGAGAATCATGATTCAGTCTATCACGAGTCAAGGCTTGGTGCTCTACAATCGCAATTTTCGTGAGGATGATAAGCTCGTCAAGATTTTTACTGAGCAGGCTGGCAAGCGCATGTTTTTCGTTAAACATGCTGGCCAGTCTAAGCTGGCGCCGGTTATTCAGCCCTTGGTTCTGGCTCGA encodes the following:
- a CDS encoding CoA-binding protein, producing the protein MSQEFINPSDGVIRQYLTASKTLAVVGLSDREETTSNRVTKEMQARGYKIIPVNPKAAGGEILGEKAYASFAEIPFPVDIVNVYRRSEFLPDVARDFLKADAKIFWAQLGLESLEAEEILRAGGCDDIVMNRCIKREHTRLIEEA
- a CDS encoding YeiH family protein, which gives rise to MSFLSKNGAGILACLLISILSWYLGGFFPVIGAPVFAIFMGMLLHPFLSSYKQLDAGLTFSSKKLLQYAVILLGFGLNISQVFAVGQSSLPVILSTISIALIVAYLFQRFFALDTKLATLIGVGSSICGGSAIAATAPVIHAKEKEVAQAISVIFFFNVLAALIFPTLGTWLHLSNEGFALFAGTAVNDTSSVTATASAWDSLYQTNTLESATIVKLTRTLAIIPITLFLSYWQSREQKNKQGLQLKKVFPLFILYFILASLLTTLLTSLGVSSSFFTPLKQLSKFLIIMAMSAIGLKTNLVAMVKSSGKSIVLGAICWIAIILTSLGMQTLIGIF
- a CDS encoding pyridoxal phosphate-dependent aminotransferase — translated: MDLTKRFNKQLDKIQVSLIRQFDQAISEIPGVLRLTLGEPDFTTPDHVKEEAKRAIDQNQSYYTGMSGLLTLRQAASDFVKEKYQLDYAPENEILVTIGATEALSATLMAILEEGDKVLLPAPAYPGYEPIVNLVGAEIVEIDTTENGFVLTPEMLEKAILEQGDKLKAVILNYPVNPTGITYSREQLEALAVVLRKYEIFVICDEVYSELTYTGEAHVSLGIMLRDQAIIINGLSKSHAMTGWRLGLIFAPAAFTAQLIKSHQYLVTAANTMAQHAAVEALTVGKNDAEPMKKEYIQRRDYIIEKMTALGFEIIKPDGAFYIFAKIPAGYNQDSFAFLKDFAQKKAVAFIPGAAFGRYGEGYVRLSYAASMETIKEAMKRLEEYMRES